In Acidimicrobiales bacterium, the following are encoded in one genomic region:
- a CDS encoding aldehyde dehydrogenase family protein, giving the protein MGDTPTIDRQPVDPQEKWRLLIGGEWTATSGTYEIVDPNTTAVVGHAPDGTVADAEAAITAAGAALPGWRDTPPAERGALLDRLADILRERAPTWSTLVQAETGSTINVAETMQVGPNLADRYSQYAVPQNLDRAELPVTQAASALGPAGLVGAVAHRQPAGVVACITSYNFPLVNVAGKLAPALAMGNTCIIKPAPQDPLGVLRLGEAVVEAGFPPGVVNVLTSSGVDASAALVSSPDVNMVSFTGSSAVGKRIMADGAASMTRVLMELGGKGALVMTEDADVGKAVGAIASVWGFHSGQICTAPTRVICHRSLYDELVSTLANVAGMLKVGDAIERDTLVGPLVSEQQRDNVEAFVRGGVEAGATLVCGGERPDLPGYFVAPTLLADCTPDMHAVREEAFGPVVVVLSHDGDDEAVAMANDSAYGLYSYVYAGDMARAYRIARRLESGNVALNSVVPHPNAPFGGFKESGIGRDRGIAGLEAYSEVQAISWLA; this is encoded by the coding sequence ATGGGCGACACCCCAACGATCGACCGCCAGCCGGTCGACCCGCAGGAGAAATGGCGGCTCCTCATCGGCGGGGAGTGGACGGCGACCTCCGGGACCTACGAGATCGTGGATCCCAACACCACAGCGGTGGTGGGCCACGCTCCGGACGGCACGGTGGCCGATGCCGAGGCGGCCATCACCGCCGCCGGGGCCGCCCTCCCGGGCTGGCGGGACACCCCGCCGGCCGAACGAGGAGCGCTGCTGGACCGTCTGGCCGACATCCTCCGGGAACGGGCGCCCACCTGGTCGACCCTGGTACAGGCTGAGACGGGTTCCACTATCAACGTGGCCGAGACCATGCAGGTCGGCCCGAACCTGGCCGACCGCTACTCGCAGTACGCCGTTCCGCAGAACCTGGATCGGGCCGAGCTTCCGGTCACCCAGGCCGCCTCAGCCCTAGGGCCGGCCGGCCTCGTTGGGGCGGTGGCCCATCGTCAGCCGGCGGGGGTGGTGGCCTGCATCACGTCGTACAACTTCCCGTTGGTCAACGTGGCCGGAAAGCTGGCCCCAGCCCTGGCTATGGGCAACACCTGCATCATCAAGCCAGCGCCCCAGGACCCGCTGGGTGTTCTGCGCCTCGGCGAGGCCGTGGTAGAGGCCGGGTTCCCACCCGGCGTGGTCAACGTCTTGACCTCCTCGGGGGTCGACGCCTCAGCAGCCCTGGTGTCCTCTCCTGACGTCAATATGGTCAGCTTCACCGGGTCCTCGGCCGTGGGAAAGCGGATCATGGCCGACGGGGCGGCGTCCATGACCCGGGTGCTGATGGAACTGGGGGGAAAGGGTGCCCTGGTCATGACGGAGGACGCCGACGTCGGGAAGGCAGTCGGCGCCATCGCCAGCGTGTGGGGATTCCATAGCGGCCAGATCTGCACGGCCCCGACCCGGGTCATCTGCCATCGCAGTCTCTACGACGAGCTGGTCTCCACGCTGGCCAACGTGGCTGGCATGCTCAAGGTGGGCGACGCGATTGAGCGCGACACCCTGGTGGGGCCACTGGTCAGCGAGCAGCAGCGCGACAACGTGGAGGCCTTCGTCCGGGGAGGGGTCGAAGCGGGGGCCACCCTGGTGTGTGGTGGGGAACGCCCAGACCTGCCTGGTTACTTCGTGGCCCCCACGCTGCTGGCCGACTGCACGCCGGACATGCACGCTGTCCGTGAGGAGGCCTTCGGGCCGGTTGTTGTGGTGCTGTCACACGACGGTGACGACGAGGCCGTTGCCATGGCCAACGACTCGGCGTACGGGTTGTACAGCTACGTGTACGCCGGCGACATGGCCCGGGCCTACCGGATCGCCCGCCGCCTGGAGTCCGGCAACGTAGCCCTGAACAGCGTGGTGCCCCATCCCAACGCCCCGTTCGGCGGATTTAAGGAGTCGGGGATCGGACGGGACCGCGGGATCGCCGGCCTAGAGGCCTACAGCGAGGTGCAAGCCATCTCCTGGCTGGCCTGA
- a CDS encoding O-methyltransferase, which translates to MRPLTGDRAGRHAAASTVAEGPVADHRSFFLDEALYRYVLDHTSPADEVQHALAEATTALGPQARMQVARDQAAFLSMLTAALRPHLAVEVGTFTGTSSLAIARALPDGGRLLCCDVSKEWTDVARHHWEAGGVADRIDLVIAPAIETLRSLPANTVVDLAFIDADKTGYLGYYEELVPRLAPHGLIVVDNVLWSGRVLDPAVGDADTVALREFNDRVVSDERVDVVVLSIGDGVSLIRLR; encoded by the coding sequence GTGAGGCCGCTAACCGGCGACCGGGCTGGGCGACACGCCGCAGCATCGACGGTCGCTGAGGGTCCAGTGGCCGACCACCGTTCCTTCTTCCTGGACGAAGCCCTCTACCGCTACGTACTGGACCACACCTCGCCGGCCGACGAGGTGCAGCACGCCCTGGCCGAGGCCACGACGGCCCTCGGGCCGCAAGCCCGGATGCAGGTGGCCCGGGACCAGGCTGCCTTTCTCTCCATGTTGACGGCCGCCCTCCGGCCCCATCTGGCCGTCGAGGTGGGCACATTCACCGGCACCTCCTCGCTGGCCATAGCGCGGGCACTCCCCGACGGCGGCCGTCTCCTGTGCTGCGACGTGTCCAAGGAGTGGACCGACGTGGCCCGGCACCACTGGGAGGCCGGCGGGGTCGCTGACCGCATCGACCTGGTGATCGCACCGGCTATCGAGACTCTCCGGAGCCTGCCCGCCAACACCGTGGTGGACCTCGCCTTCATCGACGCCGACAAAACTGGCTACCTCGGCTACTACGAGGAGTTGGTCCCCCGGCTGGCTCCTCACGGGCTGATCGTCGTGGACAACGTGTTGTGGTCAGGCCGGGTGCTGGACCCTGCGGTGGGAGACGCCGACACGGTCGCCCTGCGGGAGTTCAACGACCGAGTGGTGTCCGACGAACGGGTAGACGTGGTGGTCCTGTCGATCGGGGATGGAGTGTCCCTCATCCGGCTCCGGTGA
- a CDS encoding acetyl-CoA C-acetyltransferase translates to MAEAVIVATSRTAIGRAGKGSLVEARPDDLSAFVINDVLGKVPELPRDQVEDVIWGTAQPGGEQGYNLGRVAGLLAGLEAPGTTVNRYCSSSLQTIRMAAHAIRAGEGDAFVSGGVECVSRFQYGVSDNGPHNPRFADAEGRTADRSGDEAGDWTAPEGLPDIYIAMGQTAENVAQHKGVSRQAQDEWGVRSQNRAEAAQDRGFFEREISPYTLPDGSVAATDDGIRAGTTYEKVSQLNPVFRPDGTVTAGNACPLNDGAAAVVVMSESRAEELGIRPLARIISSGVSALNPEIMGLGPIQAIRQALSRAGMTPDDIDLFEINEAFAAQVLPSANEVGIDLDKLNVNGGAIALGHPFGMTGARIMTTLLNGLEDADKEFGVESMCVGGGQGMAMVVQRLS, encoded by the coding sequence ATGGCCGAAGCCGTCATCGTCGCCACCAGCCGAACCGCCATCGGACGAGCCGGTAAGGGAAGCCTCGTCGAGGCCCGCCCCGACGACCTGTCCGCCTTTGTCATCAACGACGTGCTCGGGAAGGTCCCCGAGCTTCCCCGCGACCAAGTCGAGGATGTCATCTGGGGCACCGCCCAGCCGGGCGGCGAGCAGGGCTACAACCTGGGCCGAGTGGCCGGCCTGCTGGCAGGCCTAGAGGCCCCGGGCACCACCGTGAACCGGTACTGCTCCTCCTCTCTCCAGACCATCCGCATGGCCGCCCACGCAATCCGGGCCGGCGAGGGCGACGCCTTCGTTTCGGGCGGAGTGGAGTGTGTGAGCCGCTTCCAGTACGGCGTGTCTGACAACGGTCCCCACAACCCCCGGTTCGCCGATGCCGAGGGCCGCACAGCCGACCGGTCCGGCGACGAGGCCGGTGATTGGACCGCCCCCGAGGGGCTTCCCGACATCTACATCGCCATGGGCCAAACGGCAGAGAACGTGGCCCAGCACAAGGGCGTGTCCCGCCAAGCCCAGGACGAGTGGGGCGTCCGATCACAGAACCGGGCTGAGGCCGCACAGGACCGTGGCTTCTTCGAGCGGGAGATCTCGCCATACACCCTTCCCGATGGCTCGGTGGCCGCCACCGACGACGGCATCCGGGCCGGCACCACCTACGAGAAGGTGTCCCAGCTGAACCCGGTGTTCCGGCCCGACGGCACGGTGACAGCCGGCAACGCCTGCCCGCTCAATGACGGCGCAGCTGCCGTGGTGGTGATGAGCGAATCCCGGGCCGAGGAGTTGGGGATCAGGCCCCTGGCCCGCATCATCTCGTCGGGCGTATCAGCCCTGAACCCTGAGATCATGGGCCTCGGGCCCATCCAGGCCATCCGCCAGGCCCTCAGCCGGGCCGGTATGACCCCAGACGACATCGACCTGTTCGAGATCAACGAAGCTTTCGCCGCTCAGGTTCTGCCGTCGGCCAACGAGGTCGGGATCGACCTCGACAAGTTGAATGTGAACGGCGGGGCCATCGCCCTCGGCCACCCGTTCGGCATGACCGGCGCCCGCATCATGACCACCCTTCTCAATGGCCTGGAGGACGCCGACAAGGAGTTCGGCGTGGAGTCCATGTGTGTTGGCGGGGGCCAGGGCATGGCCATGGTGGTCCAGCGGCTGAGCTGA
- the ilvC gene encoding ketol-acid reductoisomerase: protein MANVYYEIDVDRSAIAERKVAILGYGSQGHAHALNLKESGIDVCVGLRDGSSSAAKAAEAGLEVRSLSDASAWADVIMILLPDTDQAAVYEEYIAPNLSAGDALAFAHGFNIRFDLIDPPADVDVIMIAPKGPGHLVRRTYEEGGGVPCLIAVEQDPTGGAKALALAYADGLGGARAGVIETTFTEECETDLFGEQVVLCGGMTELVRSAFDTLVDAGYQPEICYFECLHELKLIVDLMYEQGIGGMRYSVSDTAEYGDLSRGPRVVDDKVRATMKEILGEIQSGRFAEEWVAEAHGGRENFYRLEEEGKAHRIEQVGAELRAMMPWISAGKVSVQEASGGQG from the coding sequence GTGGCAAACGTTTACTACGAGATCGACGTTGACCGTTCGGCGATCGCCGAGCGAAAGGTGGCCATTCTGGGTTACGGCTCCCAGGGCCACGCGCACGCCCTTAACCTGAAGGAGTCCGGAATCGACGTGTGTGTCGGCCTACGCGACGGCTCCTCGTCGGCGGCTAAGGCAGCCGAGGCCGGCCTGGAGGTGCGGTCCCTCTCTGATGCCTCGGCCTGGGCCGATGTGATCATGATCCTGTTACCCGACACCGATCAGGCTGCCGTCTACGAGGAGTACATCGCTCCGAACTTGTCGGCCGGCGACGCCCTAGCCTTCGCCCACGGTTTCAACATCCGGTTCGACCTGATCGACCCGCCGGCCGACGTGGACGTGATCATGATTGCCCCCAAGGGCCCCGGGCACCTGGTGCGTCGGACCTACGAGGAGGGTGGCGGCGTTCCCTGCCTGATCGCTGTGGAGCAGGATCCGACCGGGGGCGCCAAGGCCCTGGCACTGGCCTACGCCGACGGCCTGGGAGGTGCTCGGGCCGGGGTGATCGAGACCACGTTCACCGAGGAGTGCGAAACCGATTTGTTCGGTGAGCAGGTGGTGCTGTGCGGAGGCATGACCGAGCTGGTCCGGAGCGCTTTCGACACCTTGGTGGACGCCGGGTACCAGCCGGAGATCTGCTACTTCGAATGCCTCCACGAGTTGAAACTCATTGTGGACTTGATGTACGAGCAGGGCATCGGCGGTATGCGCTACTCAGTGTCAGACACCGCAGAGTACGGCGACCTTTCCCGTGGGCCCCGGGTGGTAGACGACAAGGTGCGAGCCACCATGAAGGAGATCCTGGGGGAGATCCAGAGTGGCAGGTTCGCTGAGGAGTGGGTGGCCGAGGCTCACGGTGGCCGCGAGAACTTCTACCGGCTCGAGGAGGAGGGCAAGGCCCACCGCATCGAGCAGGTTGGTGCCGAACTGCGGGCCATGATGCCGTGGATCAGCGCCGGCAAGGTTTCGGTTCAGGAGGCCTCTGGCGGCCAGGGTTAA
- the ilvN gene encoding acetolactate synthase small subunit encodes MNVPAPEYRYHTLVVKVENRSGVLARVASLFARRAFNIESLAVAPTDDERFSRITVVVDLESAPLDQVIKQLDKLVNVVEIRELHPGHAVERELMLVTVTAEPDRRDEIVEHLDRAGGKVLSVGTDHMMLSLVGPPGRVDDFEDLMRPFGIVELQRTGRVALASLDDVAD; translated from the coding sequence ATGAACGTCCCGGCGCCCGAGTACCGGTACCACACGCTGGTCGTGAAGGTGGAGAACAGATCCGGCGTGCTGGCCCGGGTGGCCTCCCTGTTTGCCCGACGGGCCTTCAACATCGAGTCGCTGGCCGTGGCGCCCACCGATGACGAGCGGTTCAGCCGGATCACCGTGGTGGTCGACCTGGAGTCAGCCCCGCTGGATCAGGTCATCAAGCAGTTGGACAAGTTGGTGAACGTGGTTGAGATTCGCGAGTTGCACCCCGGGCACGCCGTGGAGCGAGAGCTCATGCTGGTCACGGTGACCGCCGAACCGGACCGCCGGGACGAGATCGTGGAGCACCTGGACCGGGCCGGGGGCAAGGTGCTGAGCGTCGGAACCGACCACATGATGCTGTCTCTAGTCGGCCCGCCTGGTCGGGTGGACGACTTCGAGGATCTGATGCGCCCGTTCGGGATCGTGGAACTGCAGCGGACCGGCCGTGTGGCCCTGGCGTCACTAGACGACGTCGCTGACTGA
- the ilvB gene encoding biosynthetic-type acetolactate synthase large subunit, whose translation MATEQMDGGRALIRALEEEGVEVMFGLPGGAILPVYDPIIDSSIRHVLVRHEQGAGHMAEGYAQATGRPGVAMVTSGPAATNIVTPLCDAYLDSIPMVVITGQVPYPAIGTDAFQECDTTGITQSITKHNFLVTEAQDIPRTIKEAFHIATTGRPGPVLVDVPKDIVDPGNPRSAMTWTDDVQIDLPGYHPLVEVDPEGIRAAADLLRGAERPVLYVGGGILKARAVEALRELAELTGIGVVTTLMARGAFPDSHELCLGMPGMHGNFTAVTAMQESDLLVALGARFDDRVTGKLDGFAPEAKVIHVDIDPAELGKVRRPDVAIRGDVRVAIEALVAELSANGTGDVDRGAWRSRISGWQERFPLAYEPWAPGEALKPQHVIECLRDATPDDTIVSSGVGQHQMWASQYWKFDHPYTWINSGGLGTMGFAIPAAIGAKVAHPDRMVWAVDGDGCFQMTGQELVTATVENIPIKVALLNNSYLGMVRQWQEMFYDERYSEVFLSKDVPDYRMWAESMGCEAMRVDDPDEVEGAIAKANEVDDRPVVIDFRVAAEEKVYPMVPSGASNSDLVVPPFQQDQPR comes from the coding sequence ATGGCCACAGAACAGATGGACGGCGGTCGAGCCTTGATCCGCGCCCTCGAGGAGGAGGGCGTTGAGGTCATGTTCGGGCTGCCCGGCGGAGCGATCCTGCCGGTCTACGACCCGATCATCGACTCGTCGATTCGCCACGTCCTGGTCCGCCACGAGCAGGGCGCCGGCCACATGGCCGAGGGCTACGCCCAGGCCACGGGCCGACCCGGCGTGGCCATGGTGACCAGCGGGCCGGCGGCCACCAACATCGTTACCCCGCTGTGTGACGCGTACCTCGACTCGATTCCCATGGTGGTCATCACCGGCCAGGTTCCCTACCCGGCGATCGGCACCGACGCCTTCCAGGAGTGCGATACGACGGGCATCACCCAGTCGATCACCAAACACAATTTCCTGGTCACCGAAGCCCAGGACATCCCGCGCACCATCAAGGAGGCGTTCCACATCGCCACCACGGGCCGTCCAGGTCCCGTTTTGGTGGACGTCCCGAAGGACATCGTGGACCCCGGCAACCCGCGGTCGGCCATGACGTGGACCGACGACGTCCAGATCGACCTCCCCGGCTACCACCCACTGGTGGAAGTCGACCCGGAAGGCATCCGAGCTGCCGCCGACCTCCTGCGGGGAGCCGAGCGGCCCGTGTTGTACGTGGGCGGCGGGATCCTCAAGGCACGGGCCGTCGAGGCCCTTCGGGAGCTAGCCGAGCTGACCGGCATCGGTGTGGTCACCACGCTCATGGCCCGAGGCGCCTTCCCAGACAGTCACGAGTTGTGCCTGGGCATGCCCGGCATGCACGGAAACTTCACCGCGGTCACCGCCATGCAGGAGTCCGACCTGCTGGTCGCTCTGGGTGCCCGCTTCGACGACCGGGTGACCGGCAAGTTGGACGGCTTCGCTCCCGAGGCCAAGGTCATTCACGTCGACATCGACCCGGCCGAACTAGGCAAGGTCCGTCGTCCTGACGTGGCTATACGCGGCGACGTCCGGGTGGCCATCGAGGCGCTGGTCGCCGAACTGTCGGCCAATGGCACCGGCGACGTGGATCGGGGGGCCTGGCGCTCCCGGATAAGCGGTTGGCAGGAGCGGTTCCCTCTGGCCTACGAGCCGTGGGCGCCGGGCGAGGCCCTGAAGCCCCAGCACGTCATTGAGTGCCTGCGGGACGCCACGCCGGACGACACCATCGTCTCCTCGGGCGTCGGCCAACACCAAATGTGGGCCAGCCAGTACTGGAAGTTCGACCACCCGTACACGTGGATCAACTCGGGTGGCCTGGGGACAATGGGCTTTGCCATCCCGGCGGCTATCGGCGCCAAGGTGGCCCACCCAGACCGCATGGTGTGGGCCGTAGACGGCGACGGCTGCTTCCAGATGACCGGCCAGGAACTGGTCACGGCCACAGTCGAGAACATCCCTATCAAGGTCGCGTTGCTCAATAACTCCTACCTGGGGATGGTCCGCCAGTGGCAGGAGATGTTCTACGACGAGCGCTACTCGGAGGTGTTCCTGTCCAAGGACGTCCCCGACTACCGGATGTGGGCCGAGTCCATGGGGTGCGAGGCCATGCGGGTCGACGATCCCGACGAAGTCGAGGGGGCCATTGCCAAGGCCAACGAGGTGGACGACCGCCCGGTGGTTATCGACTTCCGGGTGGCCGCCGAGGAGAAGGTCTACCCCATGGTCCCGTCTGGGGCCTCGAACTCCGATTTGGTTGTGCCACCGTTCCAGCAGGACCAGCCCCGATGA
- the ilvD gene encoding dihydroxy-acid dehydratase — translation MTDAIHGGMKPRSHEVTDGPSRAPARAMLRAIGMTEDDFSKAQVGVASSWNEVTPCNMPLDALAKRCKAGVVEAGGFPIEFNTIAVSDGISMGHEGMRASLVSREIIADSVEAVMHAERLDAFVSFAGCDKSLPGMLMASARINLPSVFVYGGSIMPGEHHDGRKLDVVSVFEAVGAHAVGDIDDDELLAIERAACPTIGSCAGMFTANTMASVGEAIGMSLPGSASAAAIDDRRADVAFASGHAVMNLLRQGIRPRQIMTRGAFENAIAVVMALGGSTNAVLHLMAIAFEAGVELELEDFNRVAARVPHLADTKPHGNYHMVDIDRIGGVPVVMQMLLDEGLLNGEEVTVTGRTVAENLALLDVPAPDGEVIHAFDDPINEVGGLAILRGTLAPQGSVVKVAGLDFDHFEGRARVFDGEDLAMEAVLADRIEAGDIVVIRYEGPKGGPGMREMLAITGAMKGAGRGGDAALVTDGRFSGGTHGFCVGHVAPEAVDGGPIALVEEGDRILIDVGTHTIDLQVDEVTLADRRANLKPFEPRYRSGFLAKYAALAQGAEKGAVTQA, via the coding sequence ATGACGGACGCCATCCACGGGGGGATGAAGCCCCGCAGCCACGAGGTCACTGACGGTCCCAGCCGCGCCCCCGCCCGGGCCATGCTCCGGGCCATCGGCATGACCGAGGACGACTTCTCCAAAGCCCAGGTGGGTGTGGCGTCGTCGTGGAACGAGGTCACCCCCTGCAACATGCCGCTGGATGCCCTGGCCAAGCGGTGCAAGGCAGGGGTGGTGGAGGCCGGCGGGTTCCCGATCGAGTTCAACACCATCGCAGTCAGCGACGGCATCTCGATGGGCCACGAGGGAATGCGGGCCAGCCTGGTGAGCCGCGAGATCATCGCCGACTCCGTCGAGGCGGTCATGCACGCTGAGCGCTTAGACGCCTTCGTGAGCTTCGCAGGCTGCGACAAGTCGCTCCCAGGAATGCTTATGGCGTCGGCCCGCATCAACCTGCCGTCGGTTTTCGTCTACGGCGGATCGATCATGCCTGGCGAGCACCACGACGGCCGCAAGTTGGACGTGGTCAGCGTGTTCGAAGCGGTCGGCGCCCATGCGGTGGGCGACATCGACGACGACGAGTTGCTGGCCATCGAGCGGGCTGCCTGCCCGACGATCGGCAGTTGTGCTGGCATGTTCACCGCCAACACCATGGCCTCGGTAGGCGAAGCCATCGGGATGTCGCTCCCCGGCTCGGCCTCGGCGGCTGCCATCGACGACCGACGGGCCGACGTGGCGTTCGCCAGCGGCCATGCCGTGATGAACCTCCTGCGCCAGGGCATCCGACCCCGCCAGATCATGACCAGGGGGGCTTTCGAGAACGCCATCGCCGTAGTCATGGCCCTCGGCGGCTCGACAAACGCCGTGCTCCACCTGATGGCCATCGCCTTCGAGGCCGGAGTGGAGTTGGAGCTGGAGGACTTCAACCGGGTGGCCGCACGGGTGCCCCACCTGGCTGACACCAAGCCGCACGGCAACTACCACATGGTGGACATAGACCGGATCGGTGGCGTACCGGTCGTCATGCAGATGCTCCTAGATGAGGGCCTCCTGAACGGCGAAGAGGTGACGGTCACCGGACGAACGGTGGCCGAGAACTTGGCCCTACTGGACGTACCGGCCCCCGACGGGGAGGTCATCCACGCCTTCGATGACCCGATCAACGAGGTGGGTGGCCTGGCCATCCTGCGGGGGACACTGGCCCCGCAGGGCTCGGTGGTCAAGGTGGCCGGCTTGGACTTCGACCACTTTGAGGGTCGGGCTCGGGTGTTTGATGGCGAGGACCTGGCCATGGAGGCCGTGCTGGCCGACCGGATCGAGGCCGGCGACATCGTGGTGATCCGCTACGAGGGACCTAAGGGCGGCCCGGGAATGCGCGAAATGCTGGCTATTACCGGCGCCATGAAGGGTGCCGGTCGCGGCGGCGACGCAGCCCTGGTCACCGACGGCCGGTTTTCCGGCGGAACCCACGGATTCTGCGTGGGCCACGTGGCACCAGAGGCCGTTGACGGCGGTCCGATCGCCCTAGTTGAGGAGGGCGACCGGATCCTCATTGACGTCGGGACCCACACCATCGATCTGCAGGTCGACGAGGTCACGCTGGCCGACCGACGGGCGAACCTAAAGCCGTTTGAGCCTCGCTACCGGTCCGGCTTCCTGGCCAAGTACGCCGCTCTGGCCCAGGGGGCGGAGAAGGGCGCCGTCACCCAGGCCTAG
- a CDS encoding MATE family efflux transporter — protein sequence MASRPHFRSDDRELFRLAVPALGALVAEPLYVLADTAVVGHLGTAPLAGLGVASGFLMFGYGLCVFLAYGTTATVARLSGAGEHRWAADQAVQGLWLALALGVVLAATGIALADRIVTLVGAEGDVAGQASIYLRISLLGAPAMLVMLAGVGYLRGLKDTLRPLQVAVGTAVLNLVVELVLIVGLGYGIGASAAATVVAQWLGAACYLAWVGRAVRRNHASLVPRARSIRRLLVVSGRLLVRNLSLTGTFLVGTSVAARIGRVDVAAHQIAFQVWMASALIMDAVAIAAQAMVGNLLGAGEVSGTRRLGRRVIGWSVATGALIGLMLLITRGLVAGAFSGDPDVVGLAGFLLLHVALMAPLGGVAFALDGILIGAGDERFMARAMAASAVLAVAAMVSGRLAGLGIGWLWAAIWLFMAARSALFIRRFAGHRWQVVGAER from the coding sequence ATGGCTTCCCGCCCCCACTTCCGGTCCGACGATCGGGAGCTATTCCGCCTGGCCGTTCCGGCCCTCGGGGCCCTGGTGGCCGAGCCGCTGTACGTGCTAGCCGACACCGCGGTGGTAGGTCACCTGGGCACGGCGCCGCTGGCCGGGCTGGGGGTGGCGTCGGGCTTCCTGATGTTCGGCTATGGCCTCTGCGTGTTCTTGGCCTACGGGACGACGGCCACCGTGGCTCGGCTGAGCGGTGCCGGTGAGCACCGCTGGGCCGCTGACCAGGCCGTCCAGGGACTCTGGCTGGCCCTCGCCCTCGGGGTGGTGCTGGCCGCCACCGGCATCGCCCTGGCCGACCGGATTGTGACCCTGGTCGGGGCAGAAGGTGACGTAGCCGGCCAGGCCAGTATTTACCTACGGATCAGCCTGCTGGGTGCCCCGGCCATGCTGGTCATGCTGGCCGGCGTGGGGTACCTGCGGGGGCTCAAGGACACCTTGCGGCCCCTCCAGGTGGCGGTCGGCACGGCCGTTCTGAACCTGGTTGTAGAACTCGTCCTCATCGTGGGCCTCGGGTACGGCATAGGCGCCTCGGCGGCCGCCACCGTCGTAGCTCAGTGGTTGGGCGCCGCCTGCTACCTGGCCTGGGTGGGACGCGCTGTCCGACGGAACCACGCCTCGTTGGTGCCCCGCGCCAGGTCGATCCGGCGGCTGCTGGTAGTCAGTGGTCGCCTGCTGGTCCGCAACCTCTCGTTGACCGGCACGTTCCTAGTTGGCACCTCGGTGGCGGCCCGGATCGGCCGGGTCGACGTAGCCGCCCACCAGATCGCCTTCCAAGTATGGATGGCGTCAGCCCTCATCATGGACGCCGTAGCTATCGCCGCCCAGGCCATGGTCGGGAACCTCCTGGGAGCCGGTGAGGTTTCGGGTACCCGCCGGCTGGGGCGACGGGTCATCGGCTGGTCAGTGGCCACGGGCGCTTTGATCGGCCTGATGCTCCTGATAACCCGTGGACTGGTTGCTGGGGCGTTCTCCGGCGACCCTGACGTGGTGGGCTTGGCCGGATTCCTGCTCCTGCACGTCGCCCTCATGGCACCCCTCGGCGGGGTGGCGTTTGCCCTGGATGGGATCTTGATCGGTGCCGGCGACGAGCGCTTTATGGCCCGGGCTATGGCCGCCTCAGCGGTCCTGGCTGTGGCCGCCATGGTCAGCGGGCGGCTGGCCGGCCTCGGGATCGGTTGGCTCTGGGCCGCCATCTGGCTGTTCATGGCCGCCCGCTCAGCCCTGTTCATCCGTCGCTTCGCCGGCCACCGCTGGCAGGTGGTGGGTGCCGAGCGCTAG